TTATTTTTTCTCCTGAAGATAGTGAACTGACTTCTTCCGTAGATGAACAAATTGTGTTTTTTAATAAATGGATTAATTCGTTAGACAACAAGTAAAATGTTCTAAGTATTTATCCTATAAGAGGGCAATAATGATAGTTGAATTTGGATATTGTGATTCTTTTGGCAAACTAGCTCCTATCTGTGCAACTAAGGATTCGTTATTTGATTCTTCTAGATAAATACGATGAAATTGATGATAAAAGCGATCATACAGAGTATTTAATACCTCGTAAGAAACTAACTTATCTTTTAGAAAGATGGTTGGCGTTCATACAAAAACCAATACCAGATCCGGACTACGTAGAAATTATCGATTCAGAGGATGCGTATAAATAAGCATAAGCTATAGAAGCTCTTTCTACCTGCAGAAGGAATCATAACAACAGTTAAAATTGAAGTGCGGTTAAAAACTATGGTGTTTTTAACCGCACTTTATTTTCAGCCATTTAGCTTAAGTTTTTTGCGATTTTTGTCAAAATATGCTACTTTTTACACAGTCAATCCGACAGTAACATATTTAATTTTATGAACGAAGAACATTCGAGTAATCAAACTGAAACAACTAAAAAATCTTTTTTCCAATCACTTATTGGCCGCTTTTTCCAAGGTGAGCTGAAAAATCGTGAAGAACTCGTGGAAGTGATTCGCGATTCAGAACAAAACGATTTAATCGATCAAAACACTCGTGAGATGATTGAAGGGGTAATGGAAATCGCCGAGCTTCGTGTGCGCGATATCATGATTCCACGCTCTCAAATCGTATTTATTGAATCAAATCAAGATCTTGATGCGTGTTTGAACACGATTATTGAATCTGCACATTCACGT
The sequence above is a segment of the Haemophilus parainfluenzae genome. Coding sequences within it:
- a CDS encoding DUF5376 family protein is translated as MQLRIRYLILLDKYDEIDDKSDHTEYLIPRKKLTYLLERWLAFIQKPIPDPDYVEIIDSEDAYK